Proteins from one Rhodanobacteraceae bacterium genomic window:
- a CDS encoding response regulator, protein MARILIVDDSPTDVRVLSGMLERAGHQVSSAASAEDGIARARQELPDLILMDVIMPGTNGFQATRTLSRDPDTSHIPVIICTTKNMETDRIWGMRQGAKDFITKPPGERDLVARIQSLLKAS, encoded by the coding sequence ATGGCACGGATACTGATCGTCGACGACTCGCCCACCGACGTCCGCGTACTCAGCGGCATGCTGGAACGGGCCGGGCATCAGGTTTCTTCGGCCGCCAGCGCAGAGGATGGCATCGCCCGCGCGCGGCAGGAATTGCCAGACCTGATCCTGATGGACGTGATCATGCCCGGGACCAACGGTTTCCAGGCGACGCGCACGCTGAGTCGGGATCCTGACACCTCGCACATCCCGGTGATCATCTGCACCACCAAGAACATGGAAACCGACCGCATCTGGGGCATGCGCCAGGGTGCGAAGGACTTCATCACCAAGCCGCCCGGCGAGCGCGATCTCGTGGCGCGGATCCAGTCCCTGTTGAAGGCATCCTGA